A genomic segment from Quadrisphaera sp. RL12-1S encodes:
- a CDS encoding SOS response-associated peptidase, with amino-acid sequence MCGRYASSRSDAQLVEDYAVDAVVGPEVGPSWNVAPTQQVRAVVEREPQDGTGAQRQLRTLRWGLVPSWAKDPAVGSRMINARVETVTDKPAYKRAAARRRCLVPADGYFEWERRPAPDGSGKEVKVPHFLHAADGGPLTFAGLYELWKDPAVADGEDPWLWTVTVITTQARDEAGRIHDRSPVVLPADFQGDWLDPALTDLDLVRQVLDAVPPPQLATHEVGRAVGSPRVNGPQLVLPLEQLGAGGA; translated from the coding sequence GTGTGCGGTCGCTACGCCAGCAGCAGGTCCGACGCCCAGCTCGTCGAGGACTACGCCGTCGACGCCGTGGTCGGGCCCGAGGTGGGCCCGTCCTGGAACGTCGCGCCCACCCAGCAGGTGCGCGCCGTGGTGGAGCGCGAGCCCCAGGACGGCACCGGCGCGCAGCGCCAGCTCCGCACGCTGCGCTGGGGCCTGGTCCCCTCGTGGGCGAAGGACCCCGCCGTGGGCTCCCGCATGATCAACGCCCGCGTGGAGACCGTCACGGACAAGCCCGCCTACAAGCGGGCCGCGGCCCGCAGGCGCTGCCTCGTGCCCGCTGACGGCTACTTCGAGTGGGAGCGCCGTCCCGCGCCCGACGGCTCCGGCAAGGAGGTCAAGGTGCCGCACTTCCTGCACGCCGCCGACGGCGGCCCGCTGACCTTCGCGGGCCTGTACGAGCTCTGGAAGGACCCGGCGGTCGCCGACGGTGAGGACCCGTGGCTGTGGACGGTCACGGTGATCACCACGCAGGCGCGCGACGAGGCCGGCCGCATCCACGACCGCAGCCCCGTGGTGCTGCCCGCGGACTTCCAGGGCGACTGGCTCGACCCGGCGCTCACCGACCTCGACCTGGTCCGCCAGGTGCTGGACGCCGTGCCACCGCCGCAGCTGGCCACGCACGAGGTGGGGCGCGCCGTGGGCAGCCCCCGCGTCAACGGCCCCCAGCTGGTGCTGCCCCTGGAGCAGCTGGGGGCAGGGGGCGCCTGA
- a CDS encoding MurR/RpiR family transcriptional regulator: protein MKDQPGAVAATIRSLLPSLLPAERAVAAVLLERAAEIVEMSSQQVADLAGASRATVVRTCQSLGYTGYQQLRVLLARDAAAAPAVLPHPQGAAAIVAAVFTQLAARVSDMLALLDADAVERATALIAGARRVVVVGNGVSAPLAQDAAARLTSVGRPAEVLSDAIGQQISARLLSPGDLLLVISGSGTSAVSLRAVAAAAAAGADVVAVTSFGRSPVAQAATVALVVTIPELTFRDEVTLASRLPQALLVEGLVAAVADRLGETTARARALVMDVISANLAE from the coding sequence GTGAAGGACCAGCCGGGGGCGGTCGCCGCCACCATCCGCAGCCTCCTGCCGTCGCTGCTGCCCGCGGAGCGCGCCGTGGCCGCGGTGCTGCTCGAGCGCGCCGCGGAGATCGTCGAGATGAGCTCCCAGCAGGTCGCCGACCTCGCCGGGGCCTCGCGCGCCACCGTGGTGCGGACCTGCCAGAGCCTGGGCTACACCGGCTACCAGCAGCTGCGGGTGCTGCTCGCGCGCGACGCCGCTGCGGCCCCAGCGGTGCTCCCGCACCCCCAGGGCGCAGCGGCCATCGTCGCCGCTGTCTTCACCCAGCTCGCCGCTCGGGTCTCCGACATGCTGGCGCTCCTGGACGCCGACGCCGTCGAGCGCGCCACGGCCCTCATCGCCGGTGCCCGGCGCGTGGTGGTGGTGGGCAACGGCGTCTCGGCGCCGCTCGCGCAGGACGCCGCGGCGCGGCTGACCAGCGTCGGGCGTCCCGCCGAGGTCCTGAGCGACGCCATCGGCCAGCAGATCAGCGCCCGGCTCCTCTCACCCGGTGACCTGCTGCTCGTCATCAGCGGCAGCGGGACGAGCGCGGTGTCGCTGCGGGCCGTGGCCGCGGCCGCCGCGGCGGGGGCCGACGTCGTGGCCGTCACGTCCTTCGGGCGCAGTCCCGTCGCGCAGGCGGCCACGGTGGCGCTGGTGGTGACCATCCCTGAGCTGACCTTCCGCGACGAGGTCACGCTCGCCTCGCGCCTCCCGCAGGCGCTGCTGGTGGAGGGGCTGGTGGCAGCGGTCGCCGACCGCCTCGGAGAGACCACCGCGCGGGCGAGGGCGCTGGTGATGGACGTGATCAGCGCCAACCTGGCCGAGTGA
- a CDS encoding metallophosphoesterase family protein translates to MTLRLLHLSDTHLTGDGSLHHGLVDTTAALDRVLQRAVTAGPLDAVVLAGDLSDDGSPASYAALRSRVDRFAADHGAVVVAVPGNHDDRAAFELALGPRCAVHDVRGHRIVALDTSVPGAGYGHVPPGLLTWLAEALAPPAPGGAVVVLHHPPVPAASTLLRALELVEPEPLLDVLEAAGVRLVLAGHYHHGMVQQVRGIPVVVSPGVANHSDPLAAAGTERAVVGAGLDLVDLSDDGAVRVTFVEAPGPDDGAEVFALDAAAVRSIAEAAGPTGPAAAVVS, encoded by the coding sequence GTGACGCTGCGTCTGCTCCACCTCAGTGACACCCACCTGACCGGTGACGGCTCGCTGCACCACGGGCTCGTCGACACCACGGCCGCCCTCGACCGGGTGCTGCAGCGCGCGGTGACCGCGGGCCCCCTCGACGCGGTGGTCCTCGCCGGTGACCTGTCCGACGACGGCAGCCCGGCCAGCTACGCCGCGCTGCGCTCGCGGGTGGACCGCTTCGCCGCGGACCACGGGGCGGTGGTGGTGGCGGTGCCCGGCAACCACGACGACCGCGCCGCCTTCGAGCTGGCCCTCGGGCCGCGCTGCGCCGTGCACGACGTGCGCGGCCACCGGATCGTGGCGCTCGACACCTCCGTGCCCGGGGCCGGCTACGGCCACGTGCCCCCAGGGCTGCTCACCTGGCTCGCGGAGGCGCTCGCCCCGCCGGCCCCCGGCGGCGCCGTCGTGGTGCTGCACCACCCGCCGGTTCCTGCTGCCAGCACCCTGCTCCGGGCGCTCGAGCTGGTGGAGCCCGAGCCGCTCCTCGACGTGCTGGAGGCGGCCGGCGTCCGCCTGGTGCTCGCCGGGCACTACCACCACGGGATGGTGCAGCAGGTGCGGGGCATCCCCGTGGTGGTCTCGCCGGGGGTGGCCAACCACTCCGACCCCCTCGCCGCGGCCGGCACGGAGCGGGCCGTGGTCGGTGCGGGCCTGGACCTGGTCGACCTGTCGGACGACGGCGCGGTGCGGGTCACCTTCGTCGAGGCTCCCGGGCCGGACGACGGCGCGGAGGTCTTCGCGCTCGACGCCGCCGCGGTCCGGAGCATCGCCGAGGCCGCCGGTCCCACGGGCCCCGCCGCGGCGGTGGTGTCGTGA
- the phnE gene encoding phosphonate ABC transporter, permease protein PhnE: MSVDAHRRPASAPAAPPRAAGRPRRPLHLVRRLLTAVVVAVVAAAVWGIDVSWDALPELPGRLVHLLGLMLLPPAWTHLPDALSATVLSVAMAWFGTVLGVVVALPLSLLATDGLAPALVRWPVRAVFAVLRAVPEVVIAVLMLSVTGLTAFTGALALAIGSVGTLGKWGYEAFEAADRGPVEAARAVGASRWQVVRWGVWPAVLPDLLALWLYRFEINVRASAILGLIGAGGIGKMLVDNIQFRVWDVVGVLMVVVVVITMALDQVSGALRHRVTTGRWDLPLAAAVRTRRERTAGEVS, from the coding sequence GTGAGCGTCGACGCGCACCGGCGCCCGGCGAGCGCCCCCGCCGCCCCGCCGCGCGCGGCGGGGCGTCCACGCAGGCCCCTGCACCTCGTGCGGCGGCTGCTCACGGCGGTCGTCGTGGCCGTCGTGGCCGCCGCGGTGTGGGGGATCGACGTCTCCTGGGACGCGCTGCCCGAGCTGCCGGGTCGGCTCGTGCACCTGCTCGGCCTCATGCTGCTGCCGCCCGCCTGGACGCACCTGCCCGACGCGCTGTCCGCGACGGTGCTGTCCGTCGCCATGGCGTGGTTCGGCACCGTCCTCGGCGTCGTCGTGGCCCTGCCCCTGTCGCTGCTGGCCACCGACGGCCTCGCACCCGCCCTCGTCCGGTGGCCGGTCCGGGCGGTGTTCGCGGTCCTGCGGGCGGTGCCCGAGGTGGTCATCGCCGTCCTCATGCTCTCCGTCACCGGCCTGACCGCCTTCACCGGCGCACTGGCGCTGGCCATCGGCTCCGTCGGCACCCTCGGCAAGTGGGGGTACGAGGCGTTCGAGGCCGCCGACCGCGGACCGGTGGAGGCCGCTCGGGCCGTCGGCGCCTCGCGCTGGCAGGTGGTGCGCTGGGGCGTCTGGCCCGCTGTGCTGCCCGACCTGCTGGCCCTGTGGCTCTACCGGTTCGAGATCAACGTGAGGGCCTCGGCCATCCTCGGGCTCATCGGCGCCGGCGGCATCGGCAAGATGCTCGTCGACAACATCCAGTTCCGGGTGTGGGACGTCGTGGGCGTGCTCATGGTCGTCGTCGTGGTCATCACGATGGCCCTCGACCAGGTCAGCGGCGCTCTGCGGCACCGGGTGACCACCGGTCGCTGGGACCTGCCCCTGGCCGCAGCCGTGCGGACGCGCCGCGAGCGCACGGCGGGGGAGGTCTCGTGA
- the phnE gene encoding phosphonate ABC transporter, permease protein PhnE, with product MTTAPAPTTAVVRGRPARVRSGWKAGLVLVGVVVVTAWSAVVVQVDPAALVRNAGNATGTLVQLVQPDYSFIPRTVPALLQTLQMAVIATAVSVVLAVPLSFAASRATDPHGPVLRVVRTVMDVVRSIPDLLFASVFVTVVGTGALSGVLALVLFNTGILVKLVSEALDGVDRGGQEAALAAGATWLRANRSAMLPEVGPTVLSQTVYVLELNVRASTVIGLVGAGGLGMLIDQVRTFYQYHYLSTVILEVLVVVVLLELLSSTVRRRLLR from the coding sequence GTGACCACCGCCCCCGCGCCCACCACGGCCGTCGTCAGGGGCCGCCCCGCCCGGGTGCGCAGCGGCTGGAAGGCCGGCCTCGTGCTCGTCGGGGTGGTCGTGGTGACCGCCTGGTCGGCCGTCGTCGTCCAGGTGGACCCCGCGGCCCTGGTCCGCAACGCCGGCAACGCGACGGGCACGCTCGTGCAGCTGGTCCAGCCCGACTACTCCTTCATCCCGCGGACCGTGCCGGCGCTGCTGCAGACCCTGCAGATGGCGGTCATCGCGACGGCGGTGAGCGTGGTCCTGGCGGTGCCCCTGTCGTTCGCCGCCTCCCGCGCCACCGATCCCCACGGCCCGGTGCTGCGCGTCGTGCGGACGGTCATGGACGTCGTGCGGAGCATCCCGGACCTGCTCTTCGCCTCGGTCTTCGTCACCGTGGTGGGCACCGGGGCGCTGTCCGGCGTGCTCGCGCTGGTCCTGTTCAACACCGGCATCCTCGTCAAGCTCGTCTCCGAGGCGCTCGACGGCGTCGACAGGGGGGGCCAGGAGGCGGCGCTGGCGGCGGGTGCCACGTGGCTGCGCGCCAACCGCAGCGCGATGCTGCCGGAGGTCGGACCCACCGTGCTGTCGCAGACCGTCTACGTGCTGGAGCTCAACGTCCGCGCCTCCACGGTCATCGGCCTGGTCGGCGCCGGTGGGCTGGGCATGCTCATCGACCAGGTGCGGACCTTCTACCAGTACCACTACCTGAGCACCGTGATCCTGGAGGTCCTCGTCGTGGTCGTGCTCCTGGAGCTGCTCAGCTCCACCGTCCGGCGGCGGCTGCTGCGGTGA
- the phnC gene encoding phosphonate ABC transporter ATP-binding protein: protein MRPAAQPADGSIRFEGVGVTYPNGHVGLRGVDLSIASGEMVAVVGLSGAGKSTLVRTINGLVPLTSGEITVGGARLRGLRGASLRALRADVGMVFQGFNLAKRTTVLNNVLMGRLHHTSAWRSLLGAWAADDVELALQALERVEIVQKAYSGASQLSGGQQQRVAIARALAQRPKVILADEPVASLDPPTSHVVMRDLQRINAELGITVVVNLHFLDLARRYGTRLVGMRDGAVVHDGAGADADDAAFAAIYGRSLTADDLLDAPAGRR from the coding sequence ATGCGACCGGCAGCGCAGCCCGCCGACGGCAGCATCCGCTTCGAGGGGGTCGGTGTCACCTACCCCAACGGCCACGTGGGCCTGCGCGGCGTGGACCTGTCCATCGCCTCCGGGGAGATGGTGGCCGTGGTCGGCCTGTCCGGTGCCGGCAAGTCGACGCTGGTCCGCACCATCAACGGGCTCGTGCCCCTCACCTCCGGTGAGATCACCGTGGGCGGCGCCCGCCTGCGCGGCCTGCGCGGGGCGTCGCTGAGGGCGCTGCGCGCCGACGTCGGCATGGTCTTCCAGGGCTTCAACCTGGCCAAGCGCACCACGGTGCTCAACAACGTCCTCATGGGCAGGCTCCACCACACCTCGGCGTGGCGGTCGCTGCTGGGAGCGTGGGCCGCGGACGACGTCGAGCTGGCCCTGCAGGCCCTCGAGCGCGTCGAGATCGTCCAGAAGGCGTACAGCGGCGCCTCCCAGCTCTCCGGCGGGCAGCAGCAGCGCGTGGCGATCGCCCGGGCCCTGGCCCAGCGGCCGAAGGTGATCCTCGCCGACGAGCCGGTCGCGTCCCTGGACCCGCCGACCTCGCACGTCGTCATGCGCGACCTGCAGCGCATCAACGCCGAGCTCGGCATCACCGTGGTGGTCAACCTCCACTTCCTCGACCTGGCCCGCCGCTACGGCACCCGGCTGGTGGGGATGCGCGACGGCGCCGTCGTCCACGACGGTGCTGGGGCGGACGCAGACGACGCGGCCTTCGCCGCCATCTACGGCCGCTCCCTCACCGCTGACGACCTCCTCGACGCGCCGGCGGGCCGCCGGTGA
- the phnD gene encoding phosphate/phosphite/phosphonate ABC transporter substrate-binding protein: MPARPSCTTRSRVPGLAGAAALALVATASLSGCGASQQAADAAATSPAAGASSAAVCTGRSDDKASAPTQLTLALVPSGDASKLVETVKPLEQALSQRLGIPVKGVITQDYQAAVEAIGSGQAQIGMLPSLQMSQACEKYGAVPALQSERKGKSTYAAQFFTNDPAKYCADQPVAGADGMLFCNGTQSGEGPAGLDELPKIKGATVSLLQPASPAGYIFPVAAMKKAGIDVSSDIKVTQVTANDASVLAVYNGDAQVGTSYWDARSVVAKDTPDVGQKVVVFALTDAIPNDGVSLSSGLSQEWQTKVAAAMKDYAATPEGQQALSAIYQITGLRDADPAALQKTSDVAASIGLG, from the coding sequence ATGCCCGCTCGCCCCTCCTGCACCACCCGCTCGCGCGTCCCTGGCCTCGCCGGTGCCGCGGCCCTCGCCCTGGTCGCCACCGCCTCCCTCAGCGGGTGCGGCGCGTCGCAGCAGGCGGCCGACGCAGCCGCGACCAGCCCCGCGGCCGGCGCGTCCTCGGCCGCCGTCTGCACCGGCCGTTCCGACGACAAGGCCTCCGCCCCCACCCAGCTCACCCTCGCCCTGGTGCCCTCCGGTGACGCCAGCAAGCTGGTCGAGACCGTCAAGCCGCTGGAGCAGGCGCTCAGCCAGCGACTGGGCATCCCGGTCAAGGGCGTCATCACGCAGGACTACCAGGCGGCCGTCGAGGCCATCGGCAGCGGCCAGGCGCAGATCGGCATGCTGCCCAGCCTGCAGATGAGCCAGGCCTGCGAGAAGTACGGCGCCGTGCCGGCCCTGCAGTCCGAGCGCAAGGGCAAGAGCACGTACGCGGCGCAGTTCTTCACCAACGACCCCGCGAAGTACTGCGCGGACCAGCCGGTGGCGGGCGCCGACGGGATGCTCTTTTGCAACGGCACGCAGAGCGGTGAGGGTCCCGCCGGGCTCGACGAGCTGCCCAAGATCAAGGGGGCCACCGTCTCGCTGCTGCAGCCCGCCTCGCCCGCCGGCTACATCTTCCCGGTCGCCGCGATGAAGAAGGCCGGCATCGACGTCTCCAGCGACATCAAGGTCACCCAGGTCACCGCCAACGACGCGAGCGTGCTGGCGGTCTACAACGGGGACGCGCAGGTGGGCACGAGCTACTGGGACGCCCGCTCCGTGGTGGCCAAGGACACCCCGGACGTCGGCCAGAAGGTGGTCGTCTTCGCCCTCACCGACGCGATCCCCAACGACGGCGTCTCGCTGTCCAGCGGTCTGAGCCAGGAGTGGCAGACCAAGGTCGCAGCTGCCATGAAGGACTACGCCGCCACCCCCGAGGGCCAGCAGGCCCTCAGCGCGATCTACCAGATCACCGGCCTGCGCGACGCCGACCCGGCGGCGCTGCAGAAGACCTCGGACGTCGCCGCCTCGATCGGACTGGGCTGA
- a CDS encoding HAD family hydrolase, with protein sequence MIRSTAAARPLLLLDFDGTVCTGDDPVLAYAAAAADLVGERLPEVGATAGRELHHQLESYLSGHPEAPRYADGYAAVAHIAARLAPGSSDDVLERAYASSRAALAAGRLEVEVPPGLVDLLRGLAGRVDRVLVTNAPRTGVDEALVALGLTDVLDEVVTSAGKPAGWDALLPRLLGGRPAASALSVGDVWANDLAAPLRAGCSTALVDRFGHAAGPAHLTAPDLPGLYAGITTWAEDPAAFQGAHPLAVTSSA encoded by the coding sequence GTGATCCGCTCCACCGCCGCGGCCAGGCCGCTGCTCCTGCTCGACTTCGACGGCACGGTCTGCACCGGCGACGATCCCGTGCTCGCCTACGCCGCCGCCGCCGCCGACCTCGTCGGCGAGCGCCTCCCCGAGGTCGGTGCCACCGCGGGCCGGGAGCTCCACCACCAGCTCGAGAGCTACCTCTCCGGACACCCGGAGGCACCCCGGTACGCCGACGGCTACGCGGCCGTGGCCCACATCGCAGCCCGCCTCGCTCCCGGCTCGTCGGACGACGTGCTCGAGCGCGCTTACGCGAGCAGCCGGGCCGCTCTGGCCGCAGGGCGCCTCGAGGTCGAGGTCCCGCCGGGACTCGTGGACCTCCTCCGCGGCCTCGCAGGCCGCGTCGACCGCGTGCTCGTGACCAACGCCCCCCGCACGGGCGTGGACGAGGCGCTCGTCGCGCTCGGCCTCACCGACGTCCTGGACGAGGTCGTCACCAGCGCCGGCAAGCCCGCCGGGTGGGACGCCCTGCTGCCCCGGCTGCTGGGGGGCCGCCCGGCCGCGAGCGCGCTGTCCGTCGGTGACGTCTGGGCCAACGACCTCGCCGCCCCCCTGCGCGCGGGCTGCTCGACCGCCCTGGTCGACAGGTTCGGCCACGCCGCCGGGCCCGCCCACCTCACCGCGCCCGACCTGCCAGGCCTCTACGCCGGCATCACCACCTGGGCCGAGGACCCCGCCGCCTTCCAGGGGGCCCACCCGCTCGCGGTCACGTCCAGCGCCTGA
- a CDS encoding alpha-amylase family protein has product MLLGEVAGDVLAGLSEERRQLFSLRVERWWPDLRAGLTAVHAPEVAAASERRLLRAAASAYAEREPELHRLDLARTLRPDWFQEPSMLGYAAYTERYARDLRGVRGRLEHLRELGVTYLHLMPVLQPREGDSDGGYAVADYRAVRPDLGDVEDLRDLARALRAQGTSLVLDLVLNHVAREHEWARKAREGDPRYRAYFHVHPDRAVPDAYERTLPEVFPDFAPGNFTWDEELQGWVWTTFNSFQWDVDWSNPDVLVEYAEIVLFLANLGVEVLRLDAIAFIWKRLGTDCQNQPEVHSLTQVLRALTRVVCPGVLLKAEAIVSPQQLVAYLGQGEHHGRVSDLAYHNTLMVQFWSMIASQDARLAAHALRSLPPAPTSSAWITYVRCHDDIGWAVSDEDAAAVGLNGFDHRAFLSDWFSGSFPGSTARGLVFQENPVTRDRRISGSTAALTGLVDAQVAGDRAGVEAGIAKVLLGHALVMGWGGIPVLWMGDELGLRGDDAWASEPGHEADNRWAHRPWMDEGALAARHDEATVPGRLFAGVRHLAQVRASLPHLHASVPSQVLELHDPGVLPVLRRHPVGDLLCLYNTTDGWRHYPGWRLAELGLDGARDALIGRAAHVGDDGNVWLAPWSAAWLHRP; this is encoded by the coding sequence GTGCTCCTGGGCGAGGTCGCCGGTGACGTGCTCGCCGGGCTGTCCGAGGAGCGGCGCCAGCTCTTCTCCCTGCGCGTGGAGCGCTGGTGGCCTGACCTGCGGGCCGGTCTGACGGCCGTCCACGCACCCGAGGTCGCCGCCGCGTCGGAGCGGCGCCTGCTGCGCGCCGCCGCCTCCGCCTACGCCGAGCGCGAGCCGGAGCTGCACCGCCTCGACCTGGCCCGCACCCTGCGACCTGACTGGTTCCAGGAGCCGTCCATGCTCGGGTACGCCGCGTACACCGAGCGGTACGCCCGGGACCTGCGCGGGGTCCGGGGGCGCCTGGAGCACCTGCGCGAGCTGGGCGTCACCTACCTCCACCTCATGCCGGTCCTGCAGCCCCGCGAGGGTGACAGCGACGGCGGCTACGCGGTGGCCGACTACCGGGCGGTGCGCCCCGACCTCGGCGACGTCGAGGACCTGCGCGACCTGGCCCGCGCGCTGCGGGCCCAGGGGACGTCCCTCGTGCTGGACCTCGTGCTCAACCACGTGGCGCGCGAGCACGAGTGGGCCCGCAAGGCCCGCGAGGGCGACCCCCGGTACCGCGCCTACTTCCACGTCCACCCCGACCGCGCCGTCCCCGACGCCTACGAGCGCACGCTGCCGGAGGTCTTCCCCGACTTCGCGCCCGGCAACTTCACCTGGGACGAGGAGCTCCAGGGGTGGGTCTGGACCACCTTCAACAGCTTCCAGTGGGACGTCGACTGGTCCAACCCCGACGTGCTGGTCGAGTACGCCGAGATCGTGCTCTTCCTGGCCAACCTCGGTGTCGAGGTGCTCCGGCTGGACGCCATCGCCTTCATCTGGAAGCGCCTGGGCACCGACTGCCAGAACCAGCCCGAGGTCCACAGCCTCACCCAGGTGCTGCGCGCCCTGACCCGCGTCGTGTGCCCCGGCGTGCTCCTCAAGGCCGAGGCGATCGTCTCGCCGCAGCAGCTGGTCGCCTACCTGGGGCAGGGCGAGCACCACGGCCGGGTCTCCGACCTGGCCTACCACAACACGCTCATGGTCCAGTTCTGGTCGATGATCGCCTCGCAGGACGCCCGCCTGGCCGCGCACGCGCTGCGCTCGCTGCCCCCCGCGCCCACCAGCTCGGCGTGGATCACCTACGTGCGCTGCCACGACGACATCGGCTGGGCCGTCAGCGACGAGGACGCGGCCGCGGTGGGCCTGAACGGGTTCGACCACCGGGCGTTCCTGTCCGACTGGTTCAGCGGCTCCTTCCCCGGGTCGACGGCGCGGGGGCTGGTCTTCCAGGAGAACCCCGTCACCCGCGACCGCCGCATCTCCGGCTCCACGGCGGCCCTGACCGGACTCGTGGACGCGCAGGTCGCCGGTGACCGCGCCGGTGTCGAGGCGGGGATCGCGAAGGTGCTCCTCGGCCACGCGCTGGTCATGGGCTGGGGAGGCATCCCCGTCCTCTGGATGGGTGACGAGCTGGGCCTGCGGGGAGACGACGCGTGGGCGTCCGAGCCCGGTCACGAGGCCGACAACCGCTGGGCGCACCGCCCGTGGATGGACGAGGGCGCCCTGGCCGCCCGCCACGACGAGGCGACCGTGCCCGGGCGGCTCTTCGCCGGGGTGCGCCACCTGGCGCAGGTGCGCGCCTCGCTGCCGCACCTGCACGCCTCGGTGCCCTCGCAGGTGCTGGAGCTGCACGACCCGGGCGTGCTGCCCGTGCTGCGCCGCCACCCCGTGGGCGACCTGCTGTGCCTGTACAACACCACCGACGGCTGGCGGCACTACCCGGGGTGGCGCCTGGCCGAGCTGGGCCTCGACGGGGCCCGCGACGCCCTCATCGGACGCGCCGCGCACGTCGGAGATGACGGGAACGTCTGGCTCGCCCCCTGGTCGGCGGCGTGGCTGCACCGCCCGTGA
- a CDS encoding GlsB/YeaQ/YmgE family stress response membrane protein, producing the protein MLGTIIGLIIIGIIAGYIARLVVPGRSGLGVGGTLLLGIVGSFVGGFLAYLLFRGGTGFVQPASWIGSIIGSIIVLAIYQATRGRSHSRA; encoded by the coding sequence ATGCTCGGAACCATCATCGGCCTCATCATCATCGGCATCATCGCCGGCTACATCGCGCGCCTGGTCGTGCCCGGCCGCTCCGGCCTGGGCGTCGGCGGCACGCTCCTGCTCGGCATCGTCGGCTCCTTCGTCGGCGGCTTCCTCGCCTACCTCCTCTTCCGCGGCGGGACGGGCTTCGTCCAGCCCGCCAGCTGGATCGGCTCGATCATCGGCTCGATCATCGTGCTGGCCATCTACCAGGCCACCCGCGGCCGCAGCCACAGCCGCGCCTGA
- a CDS encoding Fur family transcriptional regulator, with translation MTEAAPPRDRPAQRRTGRQRAAVAAMLDSEPSFTSAQDLYARLREQGNPIGLATVYRALQALVEDGEVDVLRTGEDGEAVYRRCSTGHHHHLVCRRCGRAEEVEGSAVEAWARTTAAAHGFTDVDHVVEIFGTCSDCAHAQRDQS, from the coding sequence ATGACCGAGGCAGCACCACCCCGCGACCGCCCTGCTCAGCGCCGCACCGGACGCCAGCGGGCGGCGGTCGCCGCGATGCTCGACTCCGAGCCGAGCTTCACCTCGGCGCAGGACCTCTACGCCCGCCTGCGCGAGCAGGGCAACCCCATCGGCCTGGCCACCGTCTACCGCGCCCTGCAGGCGCTGGTGGAGGACGGCGAGGTGGACGTGCTGCGCACCGGGGAGGACGGCGAGGCGGTCTACCGCCGCTGCAGCACGGGGCACCACCACCACCTCGTCTGCCGCCGCTGCGGGCGCGCGGAGGAGGTCGAGGGCTCCGCCGTGGAGGCGTGGGCCCGCACCACGGCCGCGGCCCACGGCTTCACCGACGTCGACCACGTGGTGGAGATCTTCGGGACCTGCAGCGACTGCGCGCACGCGCAGCGCGACCAGTCCTGA
- a CDS encoding metal ABC transporter solute-binding protein, Zn/Mn family — MSFPLRPGAALVAGAALLALTGCGSSSTAAGAPTSSAGGSTASSGTLQVVASTDVWGDVAKSVGGDAVQVTSFISDPSQDPHSYEASARNQLAVKSAAVIVENGGGYDDFMEKLVSAAGSTAPVVNAVDVSGKATSAGDELNEHVWYDLPTTAKVAEAIAEQLGKADPAQAATFTANAKAFADGLAPLEAQEAQVASKAAGTKVGITEPVPDYLLEAMGLQVATPPAFSEAVEEGTDVSPAVLAQTEAQYTDKEVRALVYNEQTTGAETDAVKAAATAAGIPVVPVTETLPDGDTYTAWMSANISAIRTAVGL, encoded by the coding sequence GTGTCGTTCCCCCTGCGCCCGGGCGCCGCGCTCGTCGCCGGCGCCGCTCTCCTCGCCCTGACCGGGTGCGGCAGCAGCAGCACCGCGGCCGGCGCGCCGACGAGCTCCGCCGGGGGCAGCACGGCGTCGTCGGGGACCCTCCAGGTGGTGGCCTCCACGGACGTCTGGGGCGACGTGGCGAAGTCCGTCGGGGGCGACGCCGTGCAGGTGACCTCCTTCATCAGCGACCCCAGCCAGGACCCGCACTCCTACGAGGCCTCCGCGCGCAACCAGCTCGCTGTGAAGTCCGCCGCCGTGATCGTCGAGAACGGGGGCGGCTACGACGACTTCATGGAGAAGCTCGTCTCGGCCGCTGGCAGCACGGCTCCGGTCGTCAACGCCGTGGACGTCTCCGGCAAGGCCACCTCCGCCGGGGACGAGCTGAACGAGCACGTCTGGTACGACCTGCCGACCACCGCCAAGGTGGCCGAGGCCATCGCCGAGCAGCTGGGGAAGGCCGACCCGGCGCAGGCGGCGACCTTCACCGCCAACGCCAAGGCCTTCGCCGACGGACTGGCCCCGCTCGAGGCGCAGGAGGCGCAGGTGGCCTCGAAGGCGGCGGGGACGAAGGTCGGCATCACGGAGCCCGTCCCGGACTACCTGCTGGAGGCGATGGGCCTGCAGGTCGCCACGCCCCCGGCGTTCTCCGAGGCCGTGGAGGAGGGCACCGACGTCTCCCCCGCCGTGCTGGCCCAGACCGAGGCCCAGTACACCGACAAGGAGGTGAGGGCGCTGGTCTACAACGAGCAGACCACCGGCGCCGAGACCGACGCGGTGAAGGCCGCGGCCACCGCCGCGGGCATCCCGGTCGTCCCCGTCACCGAGACGCTGCCCGACGGTGACACCTACACCGCGTGGATGAGCGCCAACATCTCCGCCATCCGCACCGCCGTCGGGCTGTGA